The DNA segment CGCCACAAAACACAACGGATCGATTCCCTCCATTGCGCACGAGGCCCCCATGACACACCCCGATTTCGTCAACAGATCCAATGTCGTCAATGTCGTCTCGGGCGTCGCATGGCAGGCGATTGATGTCGTGGTTCCTTCTTCTACAGAGGCCTCACAGTAGTTCCGGATGTCGTACTTACCCGCCTCATCGGTAAACTTTATATAAAACCTCGCCTTCCAGCTCGTTGTCGTCGCATCCGTCGGTTTCAAATCCTCCAGCACCGCCGCCAGTGTGTAATTCCCGCTCGTATCGGTCGTCGCATCCCCCAGATCCTCCCCCTCCAGTGTAAACACCTCGCCGGTGAGACCCGAACCGGCACTGTCGGCTGTTGCATTCTTCATCACGAGTCCTGCCACCAATGCCGAAGAGGAACTGGAAGGAATCGTCACCGTCCCGGTTACACTCACCGTCGACTTCGCCGCATCGGTCGTCGTCGTCCCCTCCTCTGAAGAGGTCTCCGCCACACCACCACATCCCCAAATCCCGTTAAATGCAGAGGAGTATACAACACCCACGAGGGTCAAAAATGTTAAGACTCGAAACAACGACAGGAACATCGGTCATTATAAAGAAGCAATAGGCATGCCAAGATTCCTCTTAAAAAAACCATTATAAATCAGAGTGATAACAGAACACCCTGATAGGAAAGGGGTTCGAAAAAACCCGTTTTTGTTAGGTTTTTGACAGTGATCACACCCTCTCGAGGTACTCGTCAGTTCCGGTATCCACTCGCACAACATCCCCTGTCTTCACAAATGGGGGAACCTTGACGGTGAGACCATTCTCGAGCTTGGCTGGTTTATAGGAAGCGGCGGCGGTCGCCCCCTTGACCGGAGGGTCGGTATCGACAACCTTGAGATCCATTGTCGCAGGGATCTCGATCCCAACAGGGGAGTCATCGTAGAAATCGACGGTCACCTTTGTATTGGGCTGGAGATAATGGACAGCAGAACCGAGTATCTCGGCAGAAAGCGAAGACTGTTCATAATTGACCGAATCCATAAAGACATGATGGTCTCCCTCTTGATAGAGATACTCCATCTCCTTCGCCTCGAGTGTCGCCTTCTCCACAGAATCCTCAGAACGATAGCGGTAATTAAGTTTAATCCCATCTTTCAGTCGCTTCATCTCGACTTGCATCTTCCCGCGCTTATTTCCCTGGGTTAAATGTTGAATCGTCAAGACACGGCAGAGCTCTCCCTCATAGAGAATAATCATCCCAGCTCTGATTTGCGTTGCTTGAATCATAATATCGGGGGGCGACTACGTCGACTTCCCCCCCGCCACCCCCCACATGTATTCGCTCGCGCGAAGTGAATTCGACGCTCGCTTATGATACTTATTGCTTACCATAATTGCTCTATAGGGGATGATAGTGAAGGATTCAAGGAGTTCGTGAACTTTTATCTGCGGCCGGTCAATTCCTGATAGATTGTCTCTCGCGGCCCGATGGTCACAATATCAATAACCGTCGATTCTGGTAATCGATAAATAATCCGAAATCGTCCGACCCGAAGACTCCAGAGCCCCTCAAGCTCCGCATGAAGTGGTTTCCCCTCATGAGGATTGTCTACAAGGGCCTCGAGACCACCCCTCACCTTTTGTTTGAGAGAAGGAGGAAGATGGGCAATCAAGGAAACCACTTCTGGAGGAATGCGAAGTCGACGATGAAGTAACATAGAGACTTAGGAGTGAGTAGAACGGAATAATTCCTCAACACTATAGGTCTTCTTGACCTTCTTTAAGGCCTTGAGTCCCCTGCGAATCTCCTTCATAAAAGGCTTGTTGGCGCGTATCGCCTGGGTTTCCTGCCAGCTCTCATACTCATCACCGCTCACAATAACGGCCGCCACCTTGCCATTTTTGGTAATCGTCACCACTTCATCACGTCCTTTGACCTGATCAACGAGTTCACTCAGTTTCATTTTAACTTCAGAAAGTGACAGTGTCTTCATAAGTCCTCAATTCTGGTCGACTAGAATTCAGGTCTATCGTGAGCTTCTCGAGTCGTTTTGTCAATCTGCTTTTTTTCTGGCCTACTCTCCAAAAAAACATTATCAACCGATCCATGAATCGGATAACTCGGGGAGGGGAACTTCTTCTTTTTTTTATTGCCCTGACCTTTTCAATCAAGAATGCCGAGGCGGTTCCCTACTTCGCCGTCATCGCGAACACGCAATGCAGTCATTGCCACATCAATCCGACCGGTGGGGGGATGAGGAGCTCGCATGGGGTTGGGCTTTATAGCGAGTTTGCCCTCAAAAAAACAGCTCACCTTTTCGATAATAAATTCAAGGGTCAGATCAATCCATATATCGGGATCGGTGGCGACATCCGGCTTCAGCACCTATCGACCATCGAAACGCCGCGTGCCAATAACATCACGATTCCCTGGGGGGCCCTTTATCTTCGAGCCGACCCGATCAAATATTTTACCTTCTACACCGATACCGATCTCGCAAACCTCACGAGCCGCGAGATCTACGGGATGATCCATAATGGGATGATCTCAGACCACGACATCCCGACAAAACTCTGGCTGAAAGCGGGACGGATCAATCTCCCGTACGGCCTTCGACTCCCCGATGACAGCTCTTTTATCCGAAGCGATCTTGGGTTTACCTTTGCTGGCCAGGACCTCGGTGTCGAAGTGGGAGCAGAGCCGGGACCGTTCCGGTTGGCGCTCGCTGTCACCAATGGTGTCGGTGGTGGTGCCGGTGACGACAATGGCAAGAAGGCATTCACCTGGTTTTCCGAATGGCATCGAAAAATTTTCAGGGCCGGTGGTTCCTTTTTCTACAACGACAGTCTGGTCTCCCGAACACTCTCCGGTGGGATTCATTCCGCCCTTCATCTTTGGAAATTCGCGATCCTCGGTGAGATTGATCTCCAAAGGGTCCGGACAAACGTCGTTAATCTCTCACGAACCGTTTATGTCGGTTATGGTGAGATTGACTATGAGCTGACGCAAGGGCTGTTTCTGAAGGGGGCTTATGATGCGATCGATGATAATTTGAGAGGATCGGGGCTTCATCATCGGGTTAGCGGAGGGTTGGAGATTTTTCCGATCCCGTTTCTGGAGGTAGATTTGTTGTATCGGATGCGACTTGGTAATGGGGCACTTGGGGATGATCAGATTATGGGGATATTTCATGCATTTTTTTAGACAAAATCCCCCCTTGCCCCCCTTTGTCAAAGGGGGGTTGGGGGGATTTAAAAAAATAAAAATTCTCCTGATATTATTTCTTTGGCTCATGTTTCTCGCCTGCGGCGGAGATGAGGCAGAAGACGATTTGACGCCTACCGACCCAGGCACTGCGGGGGGCGGATCAACCCTTTCAGCCACCCTTTCCAGCATCCAGACCAACATCTTCACGCCGACCTGCGCCACTTCCGGCTGTCATAGTGACGGAAGCGCCTCTGCAGGGCTTATCTTGACCGACGGGAATTCCTTTTCGAATCTGGTCAATGTCACCAGCACAGAAGACTCATCCCAACTTCGGGTGAAACCGGGTGAGCCTGACAATAGTTACCTCGTGAAGAAGATTGAAGGGAATGCCGGGACACGAATGCCACGAGGAAGCTCACCTCTTTCTTCGAGCGAGACTCAGGCGATTCGTGATTGGATCTCTAACGGCGCCGAAAATAACTAGTCCTGAACCTGCCTGCTGTGAGCCTGTCGAACTAGTCGAAGGATCAGGGCGTCGCACAGCTCGCATTCCCAAACGTCTGAACACAGCTCGCCCCGACTGTGTTGCTTCCAACCATATTCGTGCAGGTTCCTGATTGAACCGTCATCGTAATCGTAAAGCCGCTGCATCCGAAAGGTGATAGGGCACCCGTCACTGTATTGGCCGATGCGAAGGTACAGCCAGCCGTTGTCGTCGTACTGCTTGTTGTCCCGCTAAAGGTATTCCCCGATTTAGGCCCGGAATAACCACCGGAGGACCATGAGTTATCCGCTTGGGTAATGGTTGTAAATTGCATCGCCATGCTATTCGCTGTGGCAGCACAGGTATTGGCTGTTAGAGAGCCGGTCGTCAAAGTAAAGGAGCTTGGCAGATTATTCGAGGCACAGGCACCTGCGGTGCAGATCCCTAAACTGCACTGTGCAGCAACAGAACAAACTTCAGCAACCTGACCTTGACCGAGCGGAGTACAGCGTCGCGCTGAAGTTGTTCCACCGCAATAGCTGGAGCTGCACTCTAAGTTGGCGGTACAGGTCTCAGCATTTGCCTTACTGGTGGTGGTTGTTGCCGTCGTTGTCCCAGTCGAATAGCAGGCAAGCCTTGTCGCATCCGTCGTCGCGGTACTGAGACAGGTGTCGACCGTGCTTGTCCCGGTCGCCGTGATCGTGGCCAGATTACTCGTAAATGTGGCATCGGCCTTCGTCGGATCGTAGGCCGCCCCTTGAGACCCGATGTTTGCATCAAACAAGGTATTGGTTCGACTGATCGCCTCAGCACTCCCGGCCGCTGTCCCAATCCCCTTGTCCTTGAACGTATCTCCCCACGACTCCCCCAAACTTCTTAACTTGCCAGCATCAGTCGTCCCCCCGATCGCATCAAGCGTACTCTTCATCTTATCAAACACATTCTGTAACGTCCCATTCGCATCGACAAAACCACACGCCAGCGGGTCCATCCCGCACCCTGCTAATGTCCCGACCAACGCCTCCGGTTTAAACTTCGAAAGATCACAACTCCCGGAAGGACAGTACTGAGACAGCGTCGCGAGAAGCGTCTTGTCCAAATTTGTCGTCTTCTTCATCGTCTCGAGCTC comes from the Deltaproteobacteria bacterium genome and includes:
- a CDS encoding type II toxin-antitoxin system Phd/YefM family antitoxin; translation: MKTLSLSEVKMKLSELVDQVKGRDEVVTITKNGKVAAVIVSGDEYESWQETQAIRANKPFMKEIRRGLKALKKVKKTYSVEELFRSTHS
- a CDS encoding type II toxin-antitoxin system RelE/ParE family toxin — translated: MLLHRRLRIPPEVVSLIAHLPPSLKQKVRGGLEALVDNPHEGKPLHAELEGLWSLRVGRFRIIYRLPESTVIDIVTIGPRETIYQELTGRR
- the efp gene encoding elongation factor P; this encodes MIQATQIRAGMIILYEGELCRVLTIQHLTQGNKRGKMQVEMKRLKDGIKLNYRYRSEDSVEKATLEAKEMEYLYQEGDHHVFMDSVNYEQSSLSAEILGSAVHYLQPNTKVTVDFYDDSPVGIEIPATMDLKVVDTDPPVKGATAAASYKPAKLENGLTVKVPPFVKTGDVVRVDTGTDEYLERV